GGAGGGGCAGAAAGCCATGATTGCCAAATGACTCGATGAAgcccttgctgctcggaacaaactttatgaagcaagtTAGCAGCATCATCTGAaggtttgtgacatgaagcgccagattaagaaccttgaagaagaaagatcaaagcttcaagaggaAAATTATAGGCTTCAGAAGCAATTGCAGGCTGCCCAAGCCTGTAAGCACTCaatcttttgtcttgattttgctttgtcaAATCAATTTCTGAGATATCTTCCCATCACGTTCTCCggaagaccatactcgactaatagcagcagctcaagctcttgtggatatggttgatactgaagaagagtcgtcaagtggcaagtccttggtggagcatttggaagaagctccccagaaaatttttgatgttatgacggctacttccaagaattatctaacccacatgataggaaTTGTTAAGTCGTACGtgcctcagtttaatttagcttcgatagctaaaggaatagctcccagatgctctgatgagaaattccgatAGTATTataaggaatcagaagtgattgcggaggaaattctgaagaacatggcagagtagactgcttgtaacaactcttacaATCTTCATTGGATTCTTGTCGTTGTCCATAATTCGTATCCTGTTGTTGTATTTTCAGAAGCATGATATAATACCATAGGATAAATATGAACTAATCGAGTAGAATACTTgaatggagtaatccttaaagttaGTCATTTAGGGTGAGTCTCGTCAGACTACCCGATTTGAGAAActtgtaaaggtatccataaactactTGAGCAAGCGAATAGTGTTTccttaccaaggactggagtaatccataagacaaaactattaggtacgaaccccgtcgggttgctcAAGATGTCaatgtcatagggatatccaaggcttactcgagcaaggcgagtaaggtgtcctttgactaaggactggagtaatccttaaggcaaaactgttaggtatgaaccccgtcgggttatccaagatgtaaatgccagaaagatatcagaaacttactcgagcgaggcgagtaaggtgtctaacttgtagaccggagtaactactaagattgacctattagggcaaaccccgtcgggttgcccaagatggacaaaatgcaGTAGTATTCATAACGTACTCGAgtaagcgagtagttttgcctttacaACACGgctggagttcctcatagttgacctgttaggatgaactccgtcgagttacccaagatggacaactagtaaaggtatccaaacaccttcccgagctaggcgagtaggttgcgcCCTTACATTAAGggcaaggatgcggcttgtgtagttatcctgatggaGAACTGTATAAGCTATCCTGAACTGGTGATACTATCAGACGGAGagattgcctttaatgtagtcgatatacCGTTAAGGACCCTTGTTTCATTAAAAAATCAACTGACAACACTAGattgcttggatcaaggataaaacttgcgcaagtgctcgatgttccaggaattcggtacctcattgccatctgcatcagtgattctgtatgatcctggtcttgtaaccttggttACAATGAATGGaccctcccatctggaatttaacatGTGCAGTCATGTCTCATCCTGAATCCTGCGTAGTACTAGATCTCCCACGTTGAATTATCTTTGCTagacattgcgatcatgatagcgtctgactccttgaagatatctagccgattgagttaagaCATTGATTCTGGCCTCTTTGATTgagtctaactcaagttgtcgagcttcatctgcttctccttcttgataggcttctactcttagAGATTTCCACATAATATCAGTGGGTAGTATAGATTCTGATCCGTAAGTGAGGAAGAAAgtagattgtccagttgctttgctagactgggttcgcagcccccagactacatgaggaagttcttgaatccacttgccacctttcttggagttggcatcgtagagtcttttcttcaggccgtcgagtactaaaccattgattCGCTCAACTTATCCgtttgcccgaggatgagctactgaggcatatttgacctcaatgcaggagttgtcatagaaatcccaaaaagattgtgacgtgaagttagaaccaagatctgtaatgatggtgtgaggaaagCCGAATCGGTGGATaatgtcagagatgaaatccactgctccgtcggatgagatcttgacaatgggcttgtactcgatccacttggtaaacttgtcgactgctacccgcacatgattgaatcctcctggagctacggttaatggtccgatcatgtccaaactccaacaggcgaacggccatgatggagggattgttatcaagttatgtgctgggacgtgagtcttcttgccgaagaattggcagccagggcacCGTCTGACCAAGTCTTCTGCGTCCGaaacagctgttggccagaagaatcctgacctatacgccttgccgactagtgtccttgatgcagcgtgattgccgcaaactccttcatgtatttctcggaggatgtctttgccttcttcaagggtaacacatttcataaggatgcctgaagcagagcgcttgtataggttgtctcCAACGATGACCAAACCCTAGCTACGCCTGATGATgtgggcagcttcagcgcttctaggatcaacatgtggtggaaacttgaactccttgatgaagtcgataaactgagtccgccaatcttcttcaatcatcagcacttctctgactgtggccggagcctccgtgtcagtggcttgttggctttgttccttgactgatgggtggtgaagttcatggacaaaaactcctggtggaacagctgctcgagtggacccaagtttggagaggacatcgactcccacgttgttgttgcgatagacgtggtggatttccaatcctgagaacttgttttcgagcttccagatttcttcaacgtatgcgtccattgtatccttgttgatgttccattctttattgacttgttgaacgacgagtagagagtcgccgtagacaagtagtcgcttgatgccgagagatactgctagtcggaggccatgtagcaatgcctcatattcagcttcattgttggagtcCTTGAATAAGATTTGGGACACATACTTCAATCGTTCTCCTttggggagatgaacaaaactcctgcaCCGCCTCCGTCGATGttgagtgagccatcgaagtacattacccaatgctctggaatgttctggggtgctagaatttgattttcccgccattcagccaagaagtcgactagtgcctgtgacttgattgctgttctttgcttgaagttgatttccaaggctcccagttcaactgcccactttgagattcgtccagtggcatcccaaTTGTGGAGTATGTctcccaatgggaagtcagttatgaccgagatcttgtattcatcgaagtaatgccggagcttccttgaggtgattagaattccatacagaagtttctgaattgatggatatctaacctttgattcagagagtactttgctaatgaagtagactggtctctgaactCCGTAAGTGTGGCCTTTctccgggcgttcgactactatcgccgtactgactacatgggtagtcacagcgatgtagaggagtaattcctcaccgggtagtggagctgttagaatcggcgatgactggagatgatgtttgagattctcgagtgcttccacgATTTTTGTAGTCCACTtgaatttatcttgtcgctttaggagtttgaagaagggtaatccagcctggacaagaatcgattcaaggctgccatgcagcctataagcttctggacgtccttgatggtagctggagcgtccatggccatgatggcattgatcttctcaggattagcctcaattcctcggttgctaacgatgaatccgagtagttttctagagggtacaccaaagacacttggttgggttgagcttccaacggaattttcggaggctaTTGAAGGTCTCTTCTGTTAGTCACCAGACGGCGAtgtacgccggcggcgaggacacTAGCAGTGACTAGAACGCACGCGAGAACACTTGGACACAAGATTTGGTGCTGCTAATAACCGGCAGCTTTTCTGATGCAATTGATTGAGTATTAATAGAAGAATACAAAGGCCACTCGGCCACCTTTCACACAGCGTGTGATGCGCATCCATCCCTACGCCCACTACGATGCCAATGGCGGAGAGCCAGAGTTCGTGGCGAGCTATTCTCGGCCACGACCTATCTACGCGCGCACGACGTCCACAGCTCGGAGTTCATGCGCGCATGCACCAAATAAACATGCAAAGCTAAAAATAGGAAAGGCTTATCGGTTTATCTAACAATTCTCCTCCTAAGCCTTGCCTACATGACGGACACCAAGTTTAGAGCGCAGCTCACAGAATCGTTCGCGCCCCAGAGCCTTGGTGCAGATGTCCGCCAGCTGCTCCAACGTCCCAATGGACTGGACCTGAACCCTGTTCTCCTCGATGCACTCGCGGATATAATGGTATTTGACATCAATATGCTTACTTCGATCATGGAACACGGGATTCCGGCTGAGCGCGACGGCGGACTGGTTGTCGATCTTGAGTGCGAAAGCTCCTGCCTCCTTTCCCTTGATCTCTGCTAGGAGACGAGTGAGCCAGACACCTTGGCAGGCAGCTGTGGCGGCAGCTATGTACTCTGCTTCGCATGATGACAGAGCCACAACACGCTGCTTCTGCGCTTGCCAGGTGACCAGGTTGCcgccgaggaagaagacgacTCCGGTCGTGCTCTTGCGGGTGTCGATGTCGCCCGCCAGGTCACTGTCGCTGTACCCAACAAGCTGagctcctttcttccttctgtAACAGCAACCGAATTGCAGAGTGCCTGCAACGTACCTGAGCACCCTCTTGACAGCAGCAAGATGCTCGGTGGTGGGATTCTCCATGAATTGGCTGACATACCCCACCGAGTAGGCAAGGTCTGGCCGGGAGTTCACCAAGTAGCGCAGAGAGCCGACGATGCTGCGGTACTTGGTTGGATCAACTGCTGGAGCCATACTCTACTTGCTGAGCTTCAGGCGGGGCTCCATGGGAGTGTGGCTTGCATTGCAGCCAGTGAGCCCGGCTGTTTCCAAGATCTTCGTTGCATACTCGCCTTGGCAGATGGTGATCCCGGCCTCACTCTGGGTAACCTCCAACCCCAGATAGTAGTGAAGGAGGCCGAGGTCACTCATCTGGAACtttgccttcatctcctccttgaacgtGGTGATGTTGTCGCCGTTGGCTCCGGTGATCACCAGGTCATCTACGTAGACTCCGACAACGAGCCGGTGATCACCCACTCCGCGCAGGTACACGGCGTGCTCGGAGGTGCTCCGCTAGAAGCCCAGCTCGATCAGGGAGGAGTCGAGCTCGGCGTACCAGGCGCGAGGTGCTTGTCGCAGACCATACAGCGCCTTCACCAGGTGCAGAATCTTGTTCTCGTGGCCGCGCAGGACGAACCCTGGCGGCTGCTCGACGTAGACTTGTTCTTGGAGTTTGCCGTTCAGGAACGCGGACTTTACGTCCATGTGGTGCACTGCCCAGCCTTCGGAGGCGGCATGGGCGAGCAGCAACCTCACGGACTCAAGTCGGGCCACCGGTGCGAAGACTTCGTCGAAGTCGACGCCCTGCTGTTGCACGTAGCCCTTTGCGACGAGGTGGGCCTTGTGCTTGGTGATCACGCCCGTGGCATCCTTCTTGGTCTTGAAGACCCACTTCAGGCCAATCGGCTTCGTGCGTGGGGGAGCGTCGACGAGCTCCCAGGTGCCGTTCGCCTCGATGGACGTCATCTCATCCAGCATCGCGTTGCGCCAGCACTCGTGCTTCGCCGCTTCGTCGAAGGACGTCGGCTCGGCATCGCTCGCCAGCAGCAGCCGCTCCTCCAGATCGCGTACAGCGAGCTCGGGCG
This portion of the Panicum virgatum strain AP13 chromosome 2N, P.virgatum_v5, whole genome shotgun sequence genome encodes:
- the LOC120662451 gene encoding secreted RxLR effector protein 161-like; translated protein: MAPAVDPTKYRSIVGSLRYLVNSRPDLAYSVGYVSQFMENPTTEHLAAVKRVLRYVAGTLQFGCCYRRKKGAQLVGYSDSDLAGDIDTRKSTTGVVFFLGGNLVTWQAQKQRVVALSSCEAEYIAAATAACQGVWLTRLLAEIKGKEAGAFALKIDNQSAVALSRNPVFHDRSKHIDVKYHYIRECIEENRVQVQSIGTLEQLADICTKALGRERFCELRSKLGVRHVGKA